The nucleotide sequence AAAACTTGTTTTTCTTGTTCTATTTCTTCATTAATTTCATCTGGGCCTTGTAAAATCATTTTTGCTTTTAAATTAATTAAAGTAGTAGCCATTACCAAATAATCGCCCGCTACATCAATCTCCGCTTCTTTTAATTCACTAATAATTGAAATATATTGGGTAGCTAATTCGATTAAATTAACCTCCATAATACTAATTTTTTTACGTTTAATTAATTCGAGCAATAAATCCAATGGTCCATCAAAATCATTTAATTTAAAGTGATGCTCATAATTATAATTAAGATTGTTTATCCTGCTCATTTTCTTTGCCTACTATTTCTGAAATTTGTTGTTGTACTTTTGAAGCAATTGCTAAATGATCTTTTGTGATATTATGTTTAGCTTTATGTGGTGGTAAAAATGTAATCCTCATTGTAGTTCTGCCTTTGCGTTTTATTGAAAAGGCGTGTAAACTATTTTCAATCGCAACCGGAATAATATCCATATATGAATTTTGAACCACTTTGAAGGCGCCACCTTTAAACTCTCCAACTTCAGGTTTTTTGATACGAGTCCCTTCAGGAAAAACTAACCCAAAACGCTTTTCAACCTTTACAAAATCCACAAAGTCCTTCAAGGTATTTAAACTATTACGCACATTTTTATTATCTATAAAAAATGAATCTAAAAGTTGCATACAATTATAAATAGTTTTGCTTTTCTTTAAATCTGCTTTACCTACAAAGGTAGGAATTCTTGGTTTTTCCGAAAATTCCGGGTTGGTTTGTTCTAATGCAACAATTAAGGCAACTGCGTCTAAATATGATTTATGATTTGGTGTTAAAACTACCGAACCATTTATTGGTACATTCTCTAAACCAACAACTTCTAAATCTATGTTATAGAGTTTAATAAGTTTTTGACATATTTTTAAAATGAATTTATATCTTTGCTCTTTTGAAACCGCATCAGGTTGTTTGCGATATTTTCTCGATAAAGATCTTACTTTAAATCATCTATGAAGTCATGCAAATCCACTTAAGATAATTTTGAGATAAATTCTTATATTAATTTTTTTCATTCGACTCCTTTAAATTTATCACAAAAGCAATTAAATAATCACCCTCATGTGAAATTGAAATTTTAAAATTTTTAAAATTTCAGACGTTATTTTTTTTGTAAATATTAATTTTAGCAAAACTAAAATGACGATTATCAGCTTTAAAGATCGCTTCTTTGATCGCTCAGCTTCTAGCTAAAAAAAGTGTTTGCAAATTTTTAGGTGTTTGTTGATAAGCCAAAAATTCCTGTGGAGATAAGATTCTTTTAATAAAACTTTCTTTTTTATTTTCAAAGCTCGAAATACGTGTTAAATCCACACCTATTTGCATTTTTTTCATATGTAAATTATAATATAATTTATCTTTTTAACACGATAAAATTGCTTCATTAGCTATTTCAAAATATTAAGAAAAATTAAACTAACTTTAATTTACACAAATTAAGTTAGTTTAATTTTTTAAGCATTAAATTTTTCTAAAATATTATCTAAATTTAGTTCTGCAGTAGAATTTAAAATCAAATCTGCGCTTGAAAAATCTTCATTAGAATCATGAGTAATTGCAATTGCAAGCATCTTTGCAGACTTAATCGCTTGTAGCCCTGATGGTGCGTCCTCAATTGCAAAAC is from Mycoplasmopsis mustelae and encodes:
- a CDS encoding holo-ACP synthase; this translates as MQIGVDLTRISSFENKKESFIKRILSPQEFLAYQQTPKNLQTLFLARSWAIKEAIFKADNRHFSFAKINIYKKNNVWNFKNFKISISHEGDYLIAFVINLKESNEKN
- a CDS encoding lysophospholipid acyltransferase family protein produces the protein MKKINIRIYLKIILSGFAWLHRWFKVRSLSRKYRKQPDAVSKEQRYKFILKICQKLIKLYNIDLEVVGLENVPINGSVVLTPNHKSYLDAVALIVALEQTNPEFSEKPRIPTFVGKADLKKSKTIYNCMQLLDSFFIDNKNVRNSLNTLKDFVDFVKVEKRFGLVFPEGTRIKKPEVGEFKGGAFKVVQNSYMDIIPVAIENSLHAFSIKRKGRTTMRITFLPPHKAKHNITKDHLAIASKVQQQISEIVGKENEQDKQS